One region of Marivirga arenosa genomic DNA includes:
- a CDS encoding mechanosensitive ion channel family protein: MRYFLIAFIFLIHNALGQNNASAKLNSPKATVNTFLKNLQEDNFKPEEAAKTLNPNYVKGIDKELIITQLKQVLDGAGVLIEADEIPDNPDYSDSTGQNRYYLTEIEFPDIYIEKQKSRWYFSKRTIQKVPELHQKIYPFGTDKLMNILPKMGSQRILGLHTWQYISILILIIICVLIHKVLSWFFDWLFFQLLKNKGFGNIAHDYILPVARPFSLLIIVGILIILVPVLQLPITFNHYFILLLNALLPLFGTIMAYKIVDILGEYMLKKAAQTETTMDDQIVPILKRVLKIFVIIVGFLYILNNLRFDITALLAGISIGGLAFALAAQDTIKNFFGSLMILFDKPFQIGDWVTAGDIDGTVEEVGFRSTRIRTFRNSLITVPNGKLADMAVDNHGLRKYRRFYTTITITYDTPPHLIEAFTKGLKRIVEDHPYTWKDFYHIYFNNMSAYSLDIMFYVFLDVPTWGEELKYKEELLFSIMKLAEKLGINFAFPTQTLHMENFPGQSSLSPQYQDQKEISKKLNDFFGSSNPK, encoded by the coding sequence ATGAGATACTTTTTAATTGCTTTCATATTCTTAATTCATAATGCATTAGGACAGAATAATGCTTCCGCAAAGCTTAATAGTCCAAAAGCAACCGTAAATACCTTCTTAAAAAACCTTCAAGAAGACAACTTCAAACCTGAGGAAGCAGCTAAAACATTAAACCCCAATTATGTTAAAGGGATTGATAAAGAGTTAATCATCACGCAATTAAAACAAGTACTGGATGGTGCAGGAGTATTGATTGAGGCAGATGAAATTCCAGATAATCCTGATTATTCAGACTCTACGGGTCAAAATAGATACTATCTAACTGAAATTGAGTTTCCTGATATCTATATTGAAAAACAAAAAAGTAGATGGTACTTCAGTAAAAGAACAATACAAAAAGTTCCTGAACTTCATCAAAAAATATACCCATTTGGAACGGATAAACTGATGAATATCCTTCCTAAAATGGGATCACAGCGTATATTAGGTTTACATACCTGGCAATATATAAGCATATTAATCCTAATTATTATATGCGTATTGATTCATAAGGTATTAAGCTGGTTTTTTGACTGGCTCTTTTTTCAATTGCTAAAAAATAAAGGATTCGGAAATATCGCTCATGATTATATTCTACCAGTAGCCAGACCATTCAGTTTATTGATTATTGTAGGCATTTTGATAATTCTAGTTCCAGTTCTACAATTACCCATTACATTCAATCATTACTTTATTCTTCTTTTAAACGCCCTATTACCATTATTTGGCACCATAATGGCGTATAAGATAGTGGACATTTTGGGCGAATATATGCTTAAAAAAGCAGCTCAGACAGAAACTACAATGGATGATCAGATTGTACCTATTCTGAAAAGGGTATTAAAGATATTCGTGATCATTGTCGGTTTCTTATACATCCTAAACAATTTAAGATTTGACATAACGGCCTTACTTGCAGGTATTTCTATAGGTGGTTTAGCCTTTGCTTTAGCTGCTCAGGATACAATTAAGAATTTCTTTGGATCACTAATGATCCTATTTGACAAACCATTTCAAATTGGAGATTGGGTTACAGCAGGAGATATAGATGGAACTGTAGAAGAGGTAGGTTTCAGATCTACAAGAATAAGAACTTTTAGAAATTCTTTAATTACAGTTCCGAATGGAAAACTTGCCGACATGGCCGTGGATAATCATGGTTTACGGAAATACAGAAGGTTTTATACGACCATTACGATCACTTATGATACACCTCCACATCTGATTGAAGCATTTACTAAAGGTCTAAAAAGAATTGTTGAAGATCATCCTTACACCTGGAAAGACTTTTATCATATTTATTTTAATAACATGTCTGCTTACTCTCTTGATATCATGTTTTATGTCTTCTTAGATGTACCTACTTGGGGAGAAGAGTTAAAATATAAAGAAGAACTTTTATTCAGTATTATGAAATTAGCAGAGAAATTAGGAATTAATTTTGCGTTCCCAACACAAACTCTGCATATGGAAAACTTCCCTGGGCAGTCATCGTTGTCTCCGCAATACCAAGATCAGAAAGAGATTTCAAAAAAGTTAAATGACTTTTTCGGTTCTTCTAATCCAAAATAA
- a CDS encoding glycerol-3-phosphate dehydrogenase/oxidase — MKRKENIKQISNQEKVWDVAVIGGGSSGLGVALDALSRGLSVALFEKADFAKGTSSRSTKLVHGGVRYLAQGDVFLVLEALKERGRLLKNAPHLAHNQAFVIPIYSFFDRMKYTIGLKMYDWMAGKLSLGKSTFISKSKTIEKLPTIKQEGLIGGVVYHDGQFDDARLALNVAQTCDQKGGAVLNYFKVDALHKNSEGKITGLSVCDRLSKKNYDIQAKMVVNATGVFADKILQLDNPEAKKMIRPSQGIHLVLDRSFLSGNDALMIPETSDGRVLFAVPWHDKIVVGTTDTMRKKPKLEPAALEKEIDFVLKTAQEYLTKKPERKDVQSVYAGLRPLAAPSDDSEKTKEISRSHKVILSDSNLVTLTGGKWTTFRKMGEDTVEYFTKITGEKLQKSTSSDLKIHGFTNDKPIDYLGVYGSDRVDIKSLQDSDSKMNERLHPNYHYTAAEVVWACRNEMAMKVEDVLARRIRILFLDAQSSIEMAPKVAEIMAAELGKDQEWVDKQLKDFNKLAKRYLIEP; from the coding sequence ATGAAAAGAAAAGAAAATATAAAGCAGATATCTAATCAAGAAAAGGTATGGGATGTAGCTGTCATTGGCGGAGGATCCTCGGGCTTGGGTGTAGCGCTTGATGCACTGTCAAGAGGTTTGAGTGTTGCTTTATTTGAAAAAGCTGATTTTGCTAAAGGAACAAGTAGTAGAAGTACTAAGCTTGTTCATGGCGGAGTTCGGTATTTAGCACAAGGAGATGTTTTCTTAGTATTAGAAGCTTTAAAGGAGAGGGGTAGGTTATTAAAAAATGCTCCGCATTTAGCGCATAATCAAGCTTTCGTTATTCCTATTTATTCATTTTTTGATCGAATGAAATATACTATTGGTTTAAAAATGTATGACTGGATGGCTGGTAAACTCAGCTTAGGGAAATCAACTTTTATTTCAAAATCCAAAACGATTGAGAAACTACCTACAATTAAACAAGAAGGATTAATAGGCGGGGTTGTTTATCATGATGGTCAATTTGATGATGCACGATTAGCGTTAAATGTTGCGCAAACTTGTGATCAAAAAGGAGGTGCTGTTTTGAATTATTTTAAAGTTGATGCGCTTCATAAAAATTCAGAAGGTAAAATCACGGGCTTATCAGTATGTGATAGGTTAAGCAAAAAGAACTATGATATTCAAGCGAAAATGGTGGTGAATGCTACTGGTGTATTTGCAGATAAAATACTTCAATTAGATAATCCTGAAGCTAAGAAAATGATCAGACCGAGCCAGGGTATTCATTTGGTTCTAGATCGATCATTCTTATCGGGTAATGATGCGCTTATGATACCAGAAACAAGTGATGGGAGAGTTCTATTTGCGGTTCCTTGGCATGATAAAATAGTGGTAGGGACGACGGATACCATGCGAAAAAAACCTAAACTAGAGCCAGCTGCTTTAGAAAAGGAAATTGATTTTGTGTTAAAAACTGCTCAGGAATATTTGACTAAAAAACCCGAAAGAAAAGATGTTCAGTCTGTTTATGCAGGATTACGACCATTGGCTGCTCCCTCTGATGATAGTGAAAAAACGAAAGAGATTTCCCGAAGCCATAAAGTAATTTTATCGGATAGTAATCTGGTAACATTAACTGGGGGAAAATGGACTACCTTCAGAAAAATGGGAGAAGATACAGTAGAATATTTTACAAAAATCACGGGAGAAAAATTACAGAAAAGCACTTCCTCAGATTTAAAAATTCATGGGTTTACCAACGATAAGCCGATTGATTATTTAGGAGTATATGGAAGTGATAGAGTTGATATAAAATCATTGCAAGATTCTGATTCAAAAATGAATGAGCGACTGCACCCTAATTATCACTATACTGCTGCAGAAGTGGTTTGGGCTTGTAGAAATGAAATGGCAATGAAGGTAGAGGACGTTTTAGCCAGAAGAATTAGAATATTATTTTTAGATGCCCAATCTAGCATTGAAATGGCACCTAAAGTGGCGGAAATAATGGCTGCAGAATTAGGAAAAGATCAAGAATGGGTTGATAAGCAATTAAAAGATTTTAATAAATTGGCAAAACGTTATTTAATTGAACCTTAA
- a CDS encoding MIP/aquaporin family protein, translated as MTNYFIAEFLGTFLLILMGSGVVANVVLPKTKGSQSGWMVITTAWAFGVFIAVVVAGPYSGAHINPAVSLALAITGDFAWDLLWIYIPAQILGAAVGSFVAWLIYQKHFLETDDQGLLFAPFATAPAIRDVKTNFISEFVGTFVLIIVILFSTPAQLMNHDETPIGLGDLGALPVAILVWVIGLALGGTTGYAINPARDLGPRIMHQLLPIKGKGSSDWSYSWIPIVGPLSGAAFAAFIFLILK; from the coding sequence ATGACAAATTATTTTATAGCAGAGTTTTTAGGAACATTTTTACTGATTTTGATGGGTTCAGGAGTAGTAGCTAACGTTGTACTTCCCAAAACTAAGGGAAGTCAGTCTGGTTGGATGGTAATTACTACTGCTTGGGCATTTGGTGTTTTTATAGCCGTGGTGGTTGCGGGCCCGTATAGTGGGGCACACATAAATCCTGCTGTTAGTTTAGCCTTAGCTATTACGGGAGATTTTGCCTGGGATTTACTTTGGATCTATATACCGGCTCAAATTCTTGGGGCGGCAGTTGGTTCTTTTGTAGCATGGTTAATCTACCAGAAACATTTTCTTGAAACGGATGATCAAGGGCTCTTATTTGCTCCATTTGCAACTGCACCCGCAATCAGAGATGTAAAGACTAATTTTATTTCCGAGTTTGTTGGGACCTTTGTTTTGATTATAGTGATTTTATTTTCAACACCCGCTCAGCTCATGAATCATGATGAAACTCCCATTGGATTAGGTGATTTAGGAGCTTTACCTGTGGCTATTTTAGTATGGGTAATTGGTTTGGCATTAGGAGGGACAACTGGTTATGCAATCAATCCAGCTAGAGATTTAGGCCCAAGGATAATGCATCAGCTTTTGCCTATTAAAGGAAAAGGAAGCAGTGATTGGTCTTATAGTTGGATTCCTATTGTGGGCCCACTTTCAGGTGCTGCTTTTGCTGCCTTCATTTTTTTAATTCTAAAATAA
- a CDS encoding ferritin — MKDIITPKRSLTEETEKRLNEQIVMEGKSSAYYLSMASWCETKGYENSAKFLYEHSDEERGHMLKLFSYINEAGGHALQPAITDIRHEFNSLREVFELILEHEIKVTKSIHELADHCFTTKDFTTFNFLQWFITEQREEETISRRALEIFDIIGEEGMGLWHIDIELGKLHGIESTGESQV, encoded by the coding sequence ATGAAAGATATAATTACACCTAAACGTTCATTAACAGAAGAAACTGAAAAGAGATTAAATGAACAGATAGTAATGGAGGGAAAATCTTCTGCCTACTATCTATCTATGGCCTCTTGGTGCGAAACTAAAGGCTATGAAAATTCAGCTAAATTTTTATATGAACATTCTGATGAAGAAAGAGGTCATATGCTTAAATTATTTAGCTACATAAATGAAGCAGGTGGACATGCTTTACAACCTGCCATCACAGACATAAGACATGAATTTAACAGCTTAAGAGAAGTTTTTGAGTTGATACTAGAGCATGAAATAAAAGTAACTAAATCAATTCATGAACTAGCTGATCACTGTTTCACAACTAAAGATTTTACAACTTTTAATTTTCTACAATGGTTTATCACTGAGCAAAGAGAGGAAGAAACCATCTCAAGAAGAGCCTTAGAAATATTTGATATTATTGGTGAAGAAGGTATGGGATTATGGCATATTGATATTGAACTAGGCAAGCTTCATGGAATTGAATCCACTGGAGAATCACAAGTCTAA
- a CDS encoding aconitate hydratase — protein MAFDIDMIKAVYAGMSKKIEAARQVVNKPLTLSEKILYSHLWDGNAKTAFERGKSYVDFAPDRVAMQDATAQMALLQFMQAGKDKAAVPSTVHCDHLILAKEGAKEDLRSSLTASGEVFNFLESVSNKYGIGFWKPGAGIIHQVVLENYAFPGGMMIGTDSHTVNAGGLGMVAIGVGGADAVDVMAGMPWELKFPKLIGVKLTGKMNGWTSAKDVILKVAGILTVKGGTGSIVEYFGPGAQSLSATGKGTICNMGAEIGATTSTFGYDNAMERYLRSTDRNDVADAANEVREHLTGDDEVYANPEQYFDQVIEIDLSTLEPHVNGPFTPDRATPISELKAEAEKNGWPTKVEWGLIGSCTNSSYEDLSRASSIAKQAVEKGLKTKSEFGINPGSEQVRYTAERDGLLKIFEDLDATIFTNACGPCIGQWARTGADKGEKNTIVHSFNRNFSKRADGNPNTHAFVTSPEMVAAIAISGDLGFNPLTDTLTNEKGEQVKLDPPFGAELPEEGFAVEDNGYQEPAKDGSNVEVKVAPDSKRLQLLEGFDAWDGKNISGAKLLIKALGKCTTDHISMAGPWLRFRGHLDNISDNCLIGAVNAFNEETNKVKSQITGEYGAVPATQREYKAKGIPTIVVGDHNYGEGSSREHAAMEPRHLGVKAVLVKSFARIHETNLKKQGMLALTFENEADYDKIQEDDTFNFTDLESFAPEKPITIEVVHADGSKDVIKANHTYNDTQIGWFKAGSALNKIKEEAAKA, from the coding sequence ATGGCTTTTGATATAGACATGATTAAAGCTGTTTATGCCGGAATGAGTAAAAAAATCGAAGCGGCAAGACAGGTAGTCAACAAACCTTTAACTCTATCAGAAAAAATCCTTTATTCTCACTTATGGGATGGAAATGCTAAAACGGCATTTGAAAGAGGGAAATCTTATGTGGATTTTGCTCCAGATAGAGTAGCAATGCAAGATGCCACTGCACAAATGGCATTATTACAGTTTATGCAAGCTGGAAAAGATAAAGCAGCGGTTCCCTCAACTGTACATTGCGATCACTTAATATTAGCTAAAGAAGGAGCAAAAGAAGATTTAAGAAGTTCATTAACCGCTTCTGGTGAGGTATTCAACTTTTTAGAATCCGTTTCAAACAAATATGGAATTGGTTTTTGGAAACCAGGAGCTGGTATTATTCACCAAGTAGTCTTAGAAAATTACGCATTCCCTGGCGGTATGATGATAGGTACTGATTCTCATACTGTTAATGCTGGTGGTTTAGGCATGGTAGCCATTGGTGTTGGTGGTGCTGATGCTGTAGATGTAATGGCGGGTATGCCTTGGGAGCTGAAATTCCCAAAATTAATCGGTGTTAAATTAACGGGTAAAATGAACGGTTGGACTTCAGCTAAAGATGTTATTCTAAAAGTGGCTGGAATCTTAACCGTAAAAGGTGGAACAGGATCTATTGTAGAATACTTTGGCCCTGGTGCTCAGTCATTATCTGCTACTGGAAAAGGGACTATCTGTAATATGGGCGCTGAAATCGGTGCTACTACCTCTACTTTCGGATATGATAATGCAATGGAGCGTTATTTAAGATCTACCGATAGAAATGATGTAGCAGATGCTGCTAATGAAGTTAGAGAACATTTAACTGGGGACGATGAAGTATATGCTAATCCAGAGCAATATTTCGATCAAGTAATTGAAATCGATTTATCTACCTTAGAGCCTCACGTAAACGGTCCATTTACTCCAGACAGAGCAACTCCTATTTCAGAATTAAAAGCTGAAGCTGAGAAAAACGGTTGGCCTACAAAAGTGGAGTGGGGATTAATCGGATCATGTACCAATTCTTCATATGAAGATTTATCAAGAGCTTCATCTATAGCAAAACAAGCGGTTGAGAAAGGATTAAAAACTAAATCAGAATTTGGTATCAACCCGGGTTCTGAACAAGTTAGATATACGGCAGAAAGAGATGGTTTACTAAAAATATTTGAAGATTTAGACGCCACTATTTTCACTAATGCTTGTGGACCGTGTATTGGTCAGTGGGCGAGAACAGGTGCGGATAAAGGTGAGAAAAATACTATTGTACACTCTTTCAACAGAAACTTCTCAAAAAGAGCAGATGGAAACCCTAATACTCATGCATTTGTAACATCACCGGAAATGGTGGCTGCAATTGCAATAAGTGGTGATTTAGGATTTAACCCTTTAACTGATACCTTAACTAATGAAAAAGGTGAACAAGTAAAATTAGATCCTCCTTTTGGTGCTGAGCTACCTGAGGAAGGTTTCGCAGTAGAAGATAATGGTTACCAAGAGCCGGCTAAAGATGGTAGCAATGTTGAAGTTAAAGTTGCTCCGGATTCAAAAAGGCTACAATTATTAGAAGGATTTGATGCATGGGATGGTAAGAATATCTCCGGTGCTAAATTATTAATTAAAGCTTTAGGTAAATGTACTACCGACCATATTTCCATGGCTGGTCCTTGGTTAAGATTCAGAGGTCACTTAGATAATATCTCTGATAACTGCTTAATTGGAGCTGTAAATGCTTTCAACGAAGAAACTAACAAAGTAAAAAGCCAGATTACTGGCGAATATGGTGCGGTTCCTGCTACTCAAAGAGAGTATAAAGCAAAAGGAATCCCAACAATTGTAGTGGGTGACCACAATTATGGTGAAGGTTCTTCTAGAGAACATGCTGCAATGGAGCCAAGACACCTTGGAGTAAAAGCTGTCTTAGTAAAGTCATTTGCTCGTATTCACGAAACAAACTTGAAGAAGCAAGGAATGCTTGCTTTAACATTTGAAAACGAAGCAGATTACGATAAAATTCAGGAAGATGATACATTCAACTTTACTGACTTAGAATCATTTGCTCCAGAAAAGCCAATCACTATCGAGGTAGTTCATGCTGATGGAAGCAAAGATGTAATCAAAGCAAACCATACTTATAATGATACTCAAATAGGTTGGTTTAAAGCGGGCTCTGCTTTAAATAAAATTAAGGAAGAAGCTGCAAAAGCTTAA
- a CDS encoding alpha/beta hydrolase, which translates to MIPKINHFHSSDNLKLETQEYFHSENPDSIILIIHGHGEHAGRFSKVANYFNEKNIAVCALTLRGHGNSEGKKGHAPSLDQLLTDVEYFIRSVRVRFLEADLYLYGHSMGGNIVLNYMVNDQSDELTAGIVTSPWIKLAFEPPKWKVNLGNWVADIIPALIQSTELDANDISSIEEEVKKYQNDPLIHSKISAKLFSSISKGGEYLIHNTGKFKHPIFMAHGQKDNIISHDATESLSKDNKLFSFKSYPESKHEIHHDVDFKNLMQDVLEWMQKIKTS; encoded by the coding sequence ATGATTCCTAAAATAAATCATTTCCATAGTTCGGATAATTTAAAATTAGAAACTCAGGAATACTTTCATTCTGAGAATCCTGATTCCATAATATTAATTATACATGGACACGGTGAACATGCTGGACGCTTTAGTAAAGTAGCTAATTACTTCAATGAGAAAAATATTGCAGTATGTGCTCTAACATTAAGAGGACATGGAAATTCTGAAGGTAAAAAGGGGCATGCACCTAGTTTAGATCAGCTTTTGACAGATGTTGAATATTTTATAAGATCAGTAAGGGTCCGCTTTTTAGAAGCTGATCTATACCTGTATGGTCATAGTATGGGAGGTAATATTGTGCTGAATTATATGGTAAATGATCAGTCAGACGAACTTACAGCAGGAATCGTAACTTCACCCTGGATTAAATTAGCATTTGAACCTCCAAAATGGAAGGTGAATTTAGGAAATTGGGTGGCTGATATTATACCTGCCTTAATTCAATCAACAGAGTTGGATGCAAATGATATCTCAAGTATTGAGGAGGAGGTAAAGAAATACCAGAATGATCCATTAATTCATAGTAAAATTTCGGCAAAGCTGTTTTCTTCCATTTCAAAAGGAGGTGAGTACCTGATTCATAATACCGGTAAATTTAAACATCCTATTTTTATGGCTCATGGGCAAAAGGATAATATAATTTCCCACGATGCTACTGAAAGTTTATCTAAGGATAATAAATTGTTTTCTTTTAAAAGTTATCCTGAATCTAAGCATGAGATTCATCATGATGTTGATTTTAAGAACTTAATGCAAGATGTTTTAGAATGGATGCAAAAAATAAAAACCTCATAA
- a CDS encoding DeoR/GlpR family DNA-binding transcription regulator yields MTIAERHKYILNQLQEDGFVSVNNLSAELNVTRVTIRKDLRLLEEKGLLFRSHGSATLVSPYVNEKPVDEKELVNVEEKQAIARAAAESLNMNEAIIIGSGTTVNAFARAIPRNIELTVLTSAMNVTMDLLDCKDIEIVQLGGVVRKGSSSVVGHYAEEMMQNFACSKLYLSVDGISLEHGFTTSNMMEAHLNAKMIAAVQKTIVLADASKFGKKGFGKICNLEDVDQIITNKSASKQYISALESKGIEVTLV; encoded by the coding sequence ATGACAATAGCTGAAAGACATAAATACATTCTAAATCAATTACAGGAAGATGGTTTTGTAAGTGTAAATAATTTAAGTGCAGAATTAAATGTTACCAGAGTAACCATAAGAAAAGACCTTAGATTATTAGAAGAAAAAGGATTATTGTTTCGGTCTCATGGTAGCGCTACACTTGTTTCTCCTTATGTAAACGAAAAACCTGTAGATGAAAAAGAGTTGGTTAATGTAGAGGAAAAACAAGCGATAGCTAGAGCTGCTGCAGAATCGCTCAACATGAATGAGGCTATCATAATTGGTTCAGGAACTACCGTAAATGCCTTCGCTAGAGCCATACCAAGAAACATTGAACTAACAGTTTTGACTTCTGCGATGAACGTTACTATGGATCTCTTGGATTGCAAAGACATAGAAATTGTGCAGTTAGGTGGAGTGGTTCGAAAGGGTAGTTCTTCAGTGGTAGGTCATTATGCTGAAGAAATGATGCAAAATTTCGCATGTAGTAAACTTTACCTGAGTGTTGATGGAATAAGCTTAGAACATGGTTTCACTACATCAAATATGATGGAAGCTCACTTAAATGCCAAAATGATTGCTGCTGTTCAAAAAACTATCGTTTTAGCGGATGCTAGTAAATTTGGTAAAAAGGGATTTGGTAAAATCTGCAACCTAGAAGACGTTGATCAAATCATAACAAACAAAAGTGCTTCTAAACAATATATTTCAGCTTTAGAGTCAAAAGGAATTGAAGTAACATTAGTGTAA
- the glpK gene encoding glycerol kinase GlpK: MDKSQYILSLDQGTTSSRAILFNEKAEIVAVAQKEFEQFFPQSGWVEHDANEIWTSQASVATEAITKANITPTQIAGIGITNQRETTIVWDRNTGKPIHKAIVWQDRRTAAYCNELKKKGLSDKINDKTGLIIDAYFSATKIKWILDNVEGAREKAEKGELCFGTVDSWLVYKLTSGKTHITDISNASRTMIYNIHEKKWDKELLDLFEIPASMLPEVKPSSEQYCTTAGDLFSHKIPIAGIAGDQQAALFGQLCSEPGMAKTTYGTGCFLVMNTGDKPVKSNNKLLTTVAWQIGDKVQYALEGSVFIGGAAIQWLRDGLELFRKASESEDLATSLENNEGVYFVPALTGLGAPHWNQDARGTFFGITRGTTKAHMARAALEAIAYQVNDVLSAMEKDAGQKTQEMRVDGGASENNFLMQFQADLVDCTITRPKITETTALGAAFLAGLAVGYWKGMDDLQSLWEADQSYEPAMDREEVKKILHFWNKAVERSKDWLES; this comes from the coding sequence ATGGATAAATCTCAATATATTTTGTCCCTTGATCAGGGAACAACAAGTTCTCGGGCTATACTTTTTAATGAAAAAGCTGAAATTGTAGCAGTAGCTCAAAAAGAATTTGAACAGTTTTTCCCTCAATCAGGATGGGTAGAGCATGATGCAAATGAAATTTGGACTTCTCAAGCTTCTGTAGCTACGGAAGCAATTACAAAAGCCAATATTACTCCAACTCAAATTGCAGGAATTGGGATAACTAATCAAAGAGAAACCACTATTGTTTGGGACAGAAATACAGGAAAGCCAATACATAAGGCGATCGTTTGGCAAGATAGAAGAACTGCTGCATATTGTAATGAATTAAAAAAGAAAGGCTTATCCGATAAAATAAATGATAAGACAGGTCTTATTATTGATGCATATTTTTCAGCAACTAAAATAAAGTGGATATTAGATAATGTAGAAGGCGCTAGAGAAAAAGCTGAAAAGGGTGAACTATGTTTCGGAACTGTTGATAGTTGGTTGGTATATAAACTTACTAGTGGAAAAACTCATATAACAGATATTTCCAACGCTAGTAGAACCATGATTTACAATATCCATGAGAAGAAATGGGACAAAGAGCTATTAGATTTATTTGAGATTCCTGCCTCTATGTTGCCAGAAGTAAAGCCGAGTAGTGAGCAGTATTGTACAACAGCTGGAGATTTATTTTCTCATAAAATTCCAATTGCAGGCATAGCTGGAGACCAGCAAGCAGCACTTTTTGGTCAACTATGTTCTGAACCAGGAATGGCAAAAACAACTTACGGAACGGGATGCTTCTTAGTAATGAATACCGGGGATAAGCCTGTTAAATCTAATAATAAATTATTAACAACTGTAGCCTGGCAAATAGGTGATAAAGTGCAATATGCATTAGAAGGTAGTGTCTTTATTGGAGGAGCCGCTATTCAGTGGTTAAGAGATGGGCTTGAATTATTTAGAAAAGCAAGTGAGTCAGAAGATCTAGCTACATCTTTAGAAAATAATGAAGGCGTTTATTTCGTGCCTGCTTTAACAGGACTTGGTGCTCCACATTGGAATCAGGATGCAAGAGGCACATTTTTTGGAATTACGAGAGGAACCACAAAAGCACATATGGCAAGAGCCGCTTTAGAAGCTATCGCTTATCAAGTTAATGATGTCCTTTCTGCAATGGAAAAAGATGCTGGTCAAAAAACTCAGGAAATGAGAGTTGATGGAGGGGCTTCTGAAAATAATTTTTTAATGCAATTCCAAGCGGATTTGGTAGATTGCACTATTACAAGACCAAAAATTACCGAGACAACCGCTTTAGGCGCTGCTTTCTTGGCGGGATTAGCAGTAGGATACTGGAAGGGTATGGATGATTTACAATCTTTATGGGAAGCAGATCAATCATATGAACCAGCGATGGATAGAGAAGAAGTCAAAAAAATATTACATTTTTGGAATAAGGCAGTTGAACGAAGCAAAGATTGGCTAGAATCATAA